One window of the Triticum dicoccoides isolate Atlit2015 ecotype Zavitan chromosome 3B, WEW_v2.0, whole genome shotgun sequence genome contains the following:
- the LOC119276183 gene encoding single myb histone 2-like, producing MGAPKQRWTSEEEAALKAGVAKHGPGKWRTILRDTGFSAVLRLRSNVDLKDKWRNLSVTAGGYGSREKARMALKQGKRVPKVNIEPMDVDADNLDNVHDTVIDAKPLAVVVEPSQRECSSEKSVARLDDLILEAIKKLKESSGSNKTAIASYIEEQYWPPADFQRLLSTKLKALVATGKLMKSNQKYRIAPSSVSLGGRSTKVHSTEDDKQNICIRQLTKPQVDAELDMMTHMNKEEAAAFAAKAVAEAEVANAEAEEAARAAEAAEAEAEAAKAFLDAVMLTVQNKNAASAILRAC from the exons ATGGGTGCGCCGAAGCAGAGGTGGACGTCGGAGGAGGAAGCCGCGCTCAAGGCCGGCGTGGCCAAGCACGGGCCGGGAAAGTGGCGGACCATCCTCCGCGACACGGGCTTCAGCGCCGTCCTGCGCCTCCGATCCAATGTTGACCTCAAG GACAAGTGGCGCAACTTGAGTGTTACTGCTGGAGGATATGGCTCAAGAGAAAAGGCAAGAATGGCGTTGAAGCAAGGCAAGCGTGTTCCCAAGGTTAACATTGAACCAATGGACGTTGATGCAGATAATCTGGACAATGTTCATGATACAGTCATTGATGCAAAACCATTGGCAGTGGTTGTTGAACCCAGCCAGCGTGAATGCAGTTCAGAGAAGTCAGTTGCTAG GCTTGATGATCTCATATTGGAAGCTATAAAGAAGCTTAAGGAGTCTTCCGGATCAAATAAAACGGCCATCGCTTCATACATTGAG GAGCAATACTGGCCACCTGCTGATTTTCAACGCTTACTATCAACAAAATTGAAGGCACTGGTTGCTACTGGAAAATTGATGAAG TCCAACCAAAAATACAGAATTGCACCGAGTTCAGTCTCGTTAGGTGGAAGGAGCACCAAGGTGCACTCAACAGAAGACGACAAACAAAATATTTGTATTAGACAACTAACTAAGCCTCAAGTGGATGCTGAACTGGATATGATGACACACATGAATAAGGAAGAGGCAGCAGCATTTGCTGCCAAGGCAGTTGCTGAGGCAGAAGTTGCCAATGCGGAGGCTGAAGAAGCAGCAAGGGCTGCAGAAGCTGCAGAAGCTGAGGCTGAAGCTGCAAAGGCTTTTCTCGATGCCGTCATGTTGACTGTGCAAAACAAAAATGCTGCCTCTGCG ATTCTTCGAGCTTGCTGA